GCTGATGACGACCCCGGCGGGCGCCACGGTGCCGCTGTCCCAACTGGCTTCGATCGTGCCGTCGCTGGGGCCGAACACCATCAGCCGCGAGAACGTGCAGCGGAAGATCGTCGTGAGCGCGAACGTCGCGGGGCGCGATGTGGGCGGAGCCGCGGAGGCGCTTCAGGCGCGGGTCGCGGCCGAGGTCGAACTGCCGCCGGGCTACTACGTCCAGTACGGCGGCCAGTTCGAGAGCGGGCGAGAGGCGACGCGGCGCATCACGCTGCTCTCGTTGTTCTCGATCGCCGCGATCTTCCTCATCATGTTCCGGGCCTTCGGGAGCGCCAGGATCGCCGCCCTTCTCATGGTGAACCTGCCGCTGGCGCTGGCGGGGGGCGTGCTCGCGGTGCTGCTCATCGGCGGCACGGTGAACATCGCGACGCTGGTCGGGCTCATCACGCTGTTCGGCATCGCCGTGCGGAACGGGATCCTTCTCGTGAGCCGCTATCAGGATCTGCGTGCGGCGGGCGCCGGGCTGGGCCCGAGCATCCGCCGCGGCTCCATGGAACGTCTCAGTCCCATCCTCATGACGGCGCTCACGGCGGGCCTTGCGCTCGTCCCGCTCGCCCTGGGCATCGGCGAACCGGGCAAGGAGATTCAGGCCCCGCTCGCCGTCGTCGTACTCGGGGGGCTGTTCACATCCACCACGCTCAACATGGTCGTCGTACCCGCCCTCTTCCTGCGCTTTGCGGGGGCTTCCGCCAATCCGCGCACGGATGCTGGTTGACATGAATTCGAGGAACAGCTTCCGGCGCACGTTCGCGCTGTTGGCAGTGACCCTTGCTGTCGCCGCTTGCGGAGATGACTCGACCGGGGCTGGAGGAGACAGGCTGACACCGGAGGAGAGCGAGGCCCTTTACCGGGCTCTCCGCAACCATGTCAATCTGGATCCGACGGGTGAGCTGCCGCCGGAGGTACGCGCCTGTACGGGTGGTGGCGAGGCGACGCTGACCGCCTCCGTCTCGATGTCGGAAGGCGAAAGCGACATTACGTTCCACGTCGATCTCACGCTGGTGCCGCGCGACTGCGTGGAGGCGGCGCACGGAAGGACGTTCAAGCTGAACGGCGCTCCGAGCCTCCGGGAAACCGGCACGTACGCCTTGAGGGTGTCGCCCCGGCTCGGGTTCCGGAACGTTATCGACATGGCGCTGTCCGGGGCCGTCACCTACCAAACGGCCGGGCGGAGCGGCACATGCGACATTTCGATGTCCACGCGGCTCGAGGTCTCAACCACAGCCGGAAGGCAGACGGGCGGCGCCTCCGGGATCATGTGCGGGAACCCGCTGGAAATCGATCTGAGCGGGCCGCTGTCGGAGCCGTGACGCCCCGAGCGGCAGCCGCCGGCCTTCCGTCGCGATCCGGGATCGTCCCCGCAAGGGCCGCAGCTGCGGCCGTGCTTACTCGAAGCGGTCGATGGAGAAGTATGACCGTTCCCGGCGCGGCACGTCCGAGAGCAGGTCGGCCATCAGCGACCCGAGGACGGGTGTGAACTTGAACGCATGCCCGGAGCCTCCGGCGAAGATCACCACCCTGGAGTGGTCCGGGTGGCGGTCGACGATGAAGTCCTCGTCGGGCGTGTTCGTGTAGAGACAGACCGACGCGTGCGCCAGCGCGCCCGCCACGCCCGGCGCGTAACGCCCGAACAGCCATCGCAGATCCTCCGTCTCCGAGGCCCCGATCTCACGGTCGACCCGCTCGACATCGGTTCGGCGTCCGTCCTGAAAGTGCATCCCGGCCTTCAGACCTCGCTCCGTCGGTGGGAATCCGTACCACGTACCCCCCTGTTCAAGCTCCCATACCCAGGCAGGGCCGTCGCGGAGCGTGAGGGTGTGTTCCCCGGCGGGTTCGAACCAGTACTGCACCGTGCGCTCCACCTCGAGGGGGAGGGAGAGTTCGGGAAGCAGTTGCGAAGTCCACGCCCCCGCGGCGATGGCGAGTCGCCGCGCCGGGTATTCTCCCCGAGCCGTCCGGACCCGGACGCCCGAGGCCGAAGCGGACCAGCCGACCACGGGCTCGTCGAAGCGCAGGTCCGCGCCCCCGGCCGCCTCCAGCATCGCCTCGAGGCAGCTTTCCAGTGAGAGGATGGCGGCCCCTGGTTCGTAGATGCTGACGGTGCCGGGATCCGGGCGGAGCCAAGGGAAGCGCTCGACCACTTCTTCCACGGAGAGGGGGACGTAATCGGTGTCCGGCCCGGCGACGCCGCGAAGCGGCCCCCCGGCGAACGCGCGGCCGTCTTCCGGCCCCATCATGAGGGCGCCCGTCGTCCGCAGCAGCGTTCGGCCGGACGAGCGCCCGAGTTCCTTCCAGCGCCGGAAGGCGTCGCGGACGAGCGGCATGTACGGCGACGCGTGGTACCACCCCGCGCGGATCATCCGCGTGTCGCTGTGCGCCGATCCCATCGTGTGCGGGGGCCTGTAGCGGTCGAATCCCACCACCGAGTGTCCTCGTCGGACGAGTTCGGCCGCGGTCGCGCTTCCGATGGCTCCGAGTCCGATGACGGCGAAGTCGTGCATGTCGATGCCGGTCGCGACTCAGTTTGCGATTCTTGGGAAAACAAGGCGCTGGTCGGCCTCCACGACCGAAACCGCGCCCGCGACGCGCTCCGCGACTTCGAACACGAACTGCACGGCGGACCCGTGCATCAGGAACGCGGTCGGGGACTGGGGGAGGAGTCGGAACGCGGTCTCGCCAGTGCGGGCGGCCATGAGAACGTCCTCCTCGAGCGTGACGGTCAGGGTCGTGGCCGGGTCGATCCGGTACTCGCCCACCAGGATGGACAGATCCTCGGGCTCCACCCGCACGATGGGGAGCCGAAGCGCCGGATCGGGTTCGACGCCCATCTCCGACAGGCGTTCCAGGAGCCGGGGCATCCCGGGATTGTACGTGAGCGCCGTCCGGATGTGGTCCGACGCCGCCTCCAGAGCCCCGGCCTCTTCGTGAAGCTCGGATAGCGCGAATCGGATGGCGATGGGGAGGGGTTCCGGCGTTCCGGCCGCGTAGGCCTCGAGGATCGCGATGGCCGTGGCCGGCTCGCCCGCCCGGAAGTGGCCCGCGAGCCTCAGGATCTGGCCGGGCGAGTAGTCGTATTCCTCCGGTCGCGTCCGGCGCCAGTTCTCGTACCTCGTCATCGCCGCCTCGACCCCGCCCGCCTCGACGATCGGCAGCAGCCGTTCGGCGATCGACGGTTTCGGACGAACGGCCTCGGCGCCCCACAGCAGATTCGTCAAACCCTCCACGAGCGGTCCCAGGTCGGAGGACGTGTTGTCCAGCAGCACGATGAGGCGTCCGTGGTCCGGGAAGACGCGCAGCAGCGAGGAGAACCCGAAGATCCCCCCAGAGTGTTCGATCGTGCGCACGCCGCGGTCGCGCTCGATATCCCGCGCCCGCACGCCGACGCCGTACCCGTATGCCCCGGCTTCGAGGCCCGGGGTCGTCATGCGCGCCAGCGTCTCCGGGTCCCGGAACAGGCCCCCGTCGAGGAAGAGGCGGGTGGCCCACCGGGTGAGATCCCCCACGGTGGAGTACAGCATGCCGGCCGAATAGGGCACGGACGGATCGATGAGACGCGCCGGGCGATAGCCGACGAGGTCGCGCGTGTGGCCGGCCGCGTGGCCCTCCGGCGGCCGGAGCGAACCGTCGTATCCGGTGTCGCGCAGTTCCAGCGGGTCGAGTACGTACGTTCGAAGCGCCTCGGCGTAGCTCAGCCCCGTGACGCGTTCGGCGATCCAGCCCAGAAGGACGTATCCCGAGTTGGAGTACTCGAAGTCCGTGCCCGGCTCGAAGGAGAGGGGGGCCTCCCAGGTGAGCGCGAGGATCTCGCCCGGCGAGAACGGGGTCGCCGCCTCCCAGTCCATGAACCCCGGCATGTTCGTGTAGCTCGGCAACCCCGACGTGTGGGTGAGCAGGTGATGGAGCGTGACCCGGTCCGCGTTTTCGGGCGGATACTCCTCGATATGGCGCCCCACCGGATCGTCGACCCGCAGCAGCCCCTCTTCTTCAAGTCTGAGGACGAGTGCGGCCGTGAACTGCTTCGTCAGCGAAGCGATGCGGAACCGCGTGCTCGCGTCGTTGGCGCCGCCGGCCGCGAAGTCCGACCGTCCGAACGCGCCCTCGAACAGGACCTCGCCCTCGTCGACGATGAGCGCCGCGCCATTGAACAGCCTGAGGTCATGGAAGGACCGCAGGTAGCCTTCCGCCCGTTCCGCGCGCGACTGCGCCTCGGCGGCGGACGCGAACGCGGCGACGAGCGCGGCCGCGAGACCGTACCTCCACGATGACTTGTGAAGCGGATACAAGCGGGATTCTCCCTCGTCGCTCCTTGTCAGGCGAGCGCCTCACCACTATCGGCGCCGACCCAGGCGTTTGCCACAGGCTGCCGGGCCGAAACGCTCGCGTGCCCCGTACGAAAGGGATAGGATCGCATCATGCGCTCGATCTCAAGTCGGCAGCGGTCCCGGATCCTGGAACTGGAGGAGGCTGCGCGGCCGCTCGACCCCGACGCGGGGGAGCGCGACCGCCTCATGACCGAGGTGCATGGCTACGCGCAGCGGTTCCTCGACGGGCTCCCCGAACGCCTCGCCTACCGGCACGACAAGTCCTCCGTGGCGGAGATCCGGGAACTGGGCGCCGGGGCCGATACGCGGCCCATCGGGCGGCTCATCGACCGGATCGATGAGTCCGTCGTGGGGGTGGGACTGGTGCCCTCGCACGGCGGCCACCTCGGGTACATCCCCGGCGGCGGCATATACGCCTCTTCGCTGGCGGACTATCTCGCGGCCGTCACGAACGAATACGCCGGGGTACGGTTCACCGGGCCGGGCGCGGTCGAGATGGAGAACGTCATCCTCGACTGGATGGCCCGTTTCGCGGGATACCCGGCCACGTGCGCCGGGAACCTGGCCTCGGGCGGCTCGATCGCGAGCCTCATCGCCGTCGTCACCGCGCGCGAGGCGGCCGGGCTGCGCGCCCGCGACTACGAGCGTGCGGTCGTCTACTCCTCGCCCCACCTGCACCACTGCCTGCACAAGGCGCTCAGGATGGCCGGCGTGGGAGAGGCGGTGCGGCGCGACGTCCCGCTGGATGGGGAATACCGGATGCGGGTCGACGCGCTCGCCGAACTCGTGGCGGAGGATCGCGCGCGCGGACTCCGGCCCTGGCTCGTCTTCGCTTCGGCGGGCACCGTGGACATCGGCGCCATCGACCCGCTCGCGGAGATCGCGGACGTCGCCGAGCGCGAAGATCTCTGGTTCCACGTGGACGGCGCCTACGGCGGCTTTTTCGCCCTGCTTGAGGAGATGCGGCCCGCGCTGGCGGGGCTGGAACGCTCGGATTCCCTCGTCCTCGACCCGCACAAGGGCATGTTCCTCCCCTACGGGACCGGCGCCGTGCTCGTCCGCGACGGGAACGCCCTGGCGGATGCGCACACCTCCGGCGCCAGCTATCTGCAGGACACGGTCGAGGCCGAGCGCTGGGGGCCCTCTCCGGCCGCCGTATCGCCGGAGCTCACCAAGCACTTTCGCGGACTGCGGGTTTGGCTGCCGCTCCTCCTTCACGGGGAGGCGCCGTTCAAGGCCTGCCTTCGGGAGAAGCTCGAACTCGCACGGTACTTCCACCGAGAGGTCGGGGCACTCGGGTTCGAGGTGGAGTCGGAGCCGCCGCTGTCGGTGGTCACCTACCGCTGGGTACCGGAGTCGGGCGACGCGGACGCCTTCAACCGCGCGCTGATCGAAGAAACGCACCGCGACGGCCGGGTCTTCCTCTCCTCCACGACGATCGATGGAACCTTCCTGCTGAGAATGGCGGCGCTCGCGTTCCGCACGCACCTCGACACCATCGACCTCGCGCTCGAAGTCCTCGCTGAGGCCGTGGAGCGCCTCGAAGCTCACCCCGAGCGCTGGCGCTCGGAAGCGTCGGCCGAAGCGTCCGCCGGAGCGCCCGCCGAAGCGCTCGCCGGGGGAGGCGGCGCCTGATGGCGGGTTCCGGCCCCGGGCTCGCCCGCCAGGACGTGCGTTTCGAGCCGAACGAGCGTCCTCCGCTCCCCATGGCCGCCGGACTCGGCGTCCAGTACGCCCTTATCTGCCTCGCCAGCATCGTGCTCACGCCGACGGTCATGATCACGGTGGCGGGCGGAAGCCCGGAGTACCTGTCCTGGGCGGTGTTCGCGGCGCTCGTCATCAGCGGCATCACGACGGCGATCCAGGCGCGCAGCGTGGGACGGATCGGCGCCGGCTACGTCCTCATCATGGGGAGCACGAGCGCCTTCATCGCGGTGAGCGTCACGGCCATCGAGCAGGGCGGGCCGGGCATGCTCGCGGTGCTGATCATCGCCTCCTCGCTGGTCCAGTTCCTGCTTGCGTCCCGGATGGCGCTCCTGCGCCGGGTGTTCACGCCCACCGTGGCGGGCACCGTGCTGATCCTGATCCCGGTGACGCTGACCCCGATGATCCTGCGGAAGCTCGCCGAAGTCCCGGCCGGAGCCCCGACCGCCGCGGGTCCGCTCGTGGCCGGCGTGACGCTGGCGGTCACGGTCCTGGTCCCGCTTCGGTTCTCCGGCGCCCTTCGGCTGTGGGCCCCGGCCCTCGGGATCGTCGCCGGATCGCTCGTCGCCGGCCTCGGGTTCGGGATCTACGACATGTCCAGCGTCTACGAAGCCCGCTGGATCGGCCTGCCGGACCTGGCGTACCCCGGACTCGACCTGAGCTTCCGCCCCGAGTTCTGGGCTCTCTTGCCCTCCTTCCTCATGGTGACGCTCGTGAGCGCCATGGACACGCTCGGCGATGCGATCGCGATTCAGCGCGTCTCCTGGCGCAGGCCGCGCGCGATCGACTTCCGCTCCATCCAGGGCGCGATCGCCGCCGACGGCGCGGGCAACCTCCTCTCCGGTCTGGCCGGGACCGTCCCCAACACGACCTACGGCGTGGGCATCGCCGTCGCCGAACTCACCGGCGTCACCTCTCGCGCCATCGGGATGTGCGTCGGCGTCGTCTTCGCGGCGTTCGCCTTCCTGCCGAAATTGCTCGCCCTCATCATCGCGATCCCCGGCCCCGTCGTGGCGGCCTATTTCATCGTCGTCGTGGCGCTGATCTTCGTCTTTGGGATGAAGATCCTGCTCCAGGAGGGGCTGGATTACCGCAACGGCCTCGTGGTCGGCGTGGCGTTCTGGCTCGGCATCGTCTTCCAGTTCGACTGGATCTACCCGGAGCAGATCGTCGGAGCCTGGGAGGAATTCCTCGGCAACGGCATGACGGTCGGCGGCATCACGGTGATCCTGCTCACCATCTTCGCCGAGGTCACCGGAGGCCGTCGGGCGCGCCTCAAGACGCGGTTATCGGACGACACGTGGTCGGAGGTTGACGCCTTCCTGGTGAAGTTCGCGGCGCGCAAGGGCTGGGACGAGGAGATGGCAACGCGTCTGCGTGCGGTGGGCGAAGAGACGATGCAGATCCTCGGCCGCACCGGAGCCGCAGCTGCATCCGAGGCCGAAGCTGCGGCCGAAACCGGGACCGAAGCCGGGACCGACGAGGCGCGAAGCCTGTTGCTCATCGCGAGCAGCGATGGCCCCGCGGCGGATCTCGAGTTCATCGCGACGACGGACGAGAAGAACGTCGAGGACCAACTGGCGATGCTCAGCGAGGGGGCCGCAGGGGTCCCCGTTGAAGCGGAGACGCCGCTTCGGCTGCTGCGGCACTACGCCTCGTCCATCCGCCACCAGCAGTACCACGACATCGACATCCTCACGATCCGCGTCGAGTCTGTCCCCAAGGTGGCTGCCGACTTCTGATGAGGACGTCCGAACCCCCCACGAGAACGCGCGGGCGAGCCCGTGGCGGCCGGCCGGTCCGTTCGCTCGCCGTCGCCGTGCTCCTCGTCGGGTGTGCCGGCGAGGCGGAGCGGCACGTGTCGCTGGAGCCGGGAGATGTCGAGTTCGAGCGGTCGTTCCCGAGCGGCGAACCCCATCTCGCGGTGGGCGCCGAGGGTCGCGCGATCCTGACATGGATCGAGCCGGAGGACGGCGTGCCCGCGCTGCGGCTGGCGATTCGCGGGGAGGGAGGCTGGTCCGAGCCGCGAACCGTGTGGGCGTCGGAAGAGATGTTCGTGAACTGGGCCGACTTTCCGTCCTCGGTGGAGATGCGCGACGGGACGCTCGCCGTTCACTGGCTGGAGAAGGTGGCCGACGCGCCCTACGCCTACCATGTCATGTTGGCGCTCTCTGCGGATGACGGCATGACGTGGTCGGAGCCGTTCCGCGCGCACGACGACGCGTCGCCGACCGAGCACGGCTTTGTGTCGATGGTGCCGTGGGGTGACGGTGCGGGGCTGACCTGGCTCGACGCCCGCGCCATGGCAGGCGATGCCGGGGGCGGCGAGCACGTGGCCGTAGGCGGCGAGCACCTGGCCGGAGCCGGAGGGGGAGAGCGCGGGGCGATGTCCGTCCGCTTCCGGACGCTCGCGCCGGATGGTCGCCTGGGCCCCGAGGTGCTGCTCGACGACCGCACGTGCGAGTGCTGCCAGACGGCGCTGGCCCGCGTGGGGGACGGTCTGGTCGCCGCCTACCGCGACCGGAGCGAATCCGAAGTCCGCGACATCGCCGTGGTTCGCGGGGCGGGGGAGGACTGGACCGAGCCCGCTGCGGTCTCGACCGACGGCTGGGTCATCCCCGGCTGTCCGGTGAACGGGCCGCAGTTGAGCGGCGACGAGGGGGCGCTGGCCTCGGCCTGGTACACGGGCGCCGGCGGCACACCGCAGGCATACGTCGCGTTCTCGGCCGACGGTGGCGCAACCTTCGGCCCGCGAATCCGGGTCGACGAGGGGTTGCCGCTGGGCCGCGTGGACATCGAGCGCCTCGACGACGGTTCGGCGGCGGTCGTGTGGCTCGAAGCCTCGAACGAGACGCCGCGCGTCCTCGTCCGCCGCGTCCATCCGGACGGTTCGCTGGACGCGCCCCTCCTGATCTCCGAGACCGCCGGCGAACGCTCGAGCGGGTTTCCACGCATGGTGCGGAGGGGGGACGAGTTCCTGTTCGCGTGGACGATCCCCGGCGAAGGCGGCGGCGTACGCGTCCGCGCCGTGCGACTCTCCGACTGAAGCCACCGTCCGGGGTCAGGGGACGAGAAGCACCTTCGCGACACCCGGCTCCGCCGCCCGGCTGAATGCCTCCGGGGCGTCGGAGAGCGGCAGCCGGTCGTCGATCAGATCGCGCACCTCGAAGTCTCCGCGCTCCAGCGCCGCCAGGGCGTCCTCGAAGGGCCCGCACCGGGACCCGAGCAGTCGTATCTCATCTACCACAACGGATGAGATGTCGATGGATAACTCGTTTGTGTGCGTGCTCTTGAGAATTACTGTTCCGCGTGGTCGAACGGCCCGGCGGGCGACGGCGAAGCCCGCCGCTGCACCGCTACATTCGACGACGAGATCGTAGGCCGCTTCCTCCACGGCGGTGGCCGGCCCGGCGGCGAGCCCGGCCGCGCGAGCCCGCGCCAGGTTGCGCTCCGACCGCCCGGCGACCTCCAGCCCCGGCAACCGAATCGCCAGCGCCCGCGCCACGAGTTGCCCCAGCCGGCCCGCACCCACGACGAGCGCCCGGGTCACGCGACCGTGCTCGATCTCGCGCCCGACCTGCCGCAGGACGCGGCAGGCAGCCGCAACCGGTTCTGCGAACACGGCAACCTCGTCCGGAAGCGCCTGCGGCACGCGGTGCAGGTTCGAGACCGGCGCCCGCAGCCATTCGGCGAACGCGCCATCACGCCCGTGGATGCCGATCGCCTCGCGGCGAAGGCAGTGCGTCGGCCGGCCGTTCGCGCAACTGCGGCAGAGCGGCTCGGCATGTCGCGAGCGGCAGGTGACGTTGATCTCCGCCACGACCCGCGCCCCGACCCACTCGGGCGACCCCTCCTCGACGCGTCCGACGAACTCGTGCCCCGGAATCCCCGAGAAGCCGCGGTATCCACGCAGCAACTCCAGGTCCGTCCCGCAGATTCCCGCCATCGAGACCCTGATGATGGCCTCTCCGGGCTCGAGAGGGGGCCGCGGGAGGTCGTCGCGTATGCGGACCCTGCCGCCGTCGATCCAGGCCGCGATCACCCGCGGCGCCGCTCGAGGATCGCGCGGAACGACCGCGTTTCGAGTTCCGCGGCGGTGAGACCGGAGCGGGCCGCCTCCTCCGCCGTCAGGGCGCCGGTCGCGAGCCCTCGGAGGAAGAAGTTCAGAAGGCCCTGGCCCGAGGCTTCGTCGTCGAACACCGACCCCGTGAGGACGGCCTGCCCCGCGACGGCCACGAAGCGGTCGAGCCGGCTCGCCGCCGCGTCCAGACCCTCGAGGAAGAACGAGAATACGGCCGCGAAGCGGGAGACGAGCTGTGCGGGGTGGAGGTCCCAGCCCTGGTAGAACCCCTGGCTCAGAGACCGCCGGACATCGGAGTAATGCAGGCGCCATGCGCCGTGCACGACCGCCAGGTTCTCCACCCGCTCGGCCGGTGAGAGCGCCGTCTCTCCGCGATGCGGTTCGACGGGCAGCACGTTCGTCGCCCCATCCGAAAGCTGGACGCCGGTCCCGGCGAGCGAGAGCTGCAGGAGCTGCCTCGCCAGGTCGCACAACGGGTGCGCCAGCGTCTGGTCTTCCGCCGCGACCGCCACGGCGCCCGTGAGGTCGTACGCTCCGAGATGCACGGTGCGGCACCGCCCGCCCGCCGCCGCGACAAGCTCCGGCACGGCGATCCGTCCATCCGGCGCCACGAGCGACTGCGGCGTCTCGATCATGAGGTCGATCGCCACACGCTCCTCCGGCAGACCGAGCGTCGTCTCGAGCCGACTCAGGGCCGCCGTGAGCCGTTCCACCTGCCCGGCCGCGATGATCTTGGGAAGGAGCACCGTGAACCCGTCCGGCAGGTCGCGCCCGCTCCGCGCGAACGCGGCAAGGAAGAGTTCGAGCGTACGCAACGCCCGCCCCCCGGTGATCTCATCCAGCGACTTGATGCGGATGCCAAGCGAGGGCGGGAGACTGCCGGCCGCGGCTCCCGCCGCGACCTCCCTTGCCGCCGTGGCCGCCGCCTCATCTTCCTCCGCCTCGGACCGGACGCCGAACCCATCCTCGAAGTCGATCAGAAAGCACTCGACCGGCTCCCGTTCGAGCTTGGCGCGCACTCGCCGGCGCACCGCTTCCGCGGTCCCGGGGGGAAGGCGATTTCCGAGGGCCTCCCGCAGAGCGGCCGGGTCCGGCGCGTACCGGTCCAGGTAGCGTCCGGCGATCCGTCCGAGCTTGGCCGCCGTATCTCGTCGGAAGAGGTGAGCCCCGCCGACAACCGTGTGCACGGGCTGTTTCTGCATGGGCTCAACTTCCGCGGCTCCGGCCGCCGCAGCAACGAGCTGGCCGCCGGCACCCGAAAAACTGGCGACAACTCCCCTCGTCCCCTAGGATTGCGGGCGGTTATCTCACCAAGCGACTCACGGTTCGGGGAGCCGTGGGGCCTGTCGGGCGGGGTCGGCCCGAGGAGAGACGGTGGAGCCAACGAACGTCGAGAATCCCGACTACTACCACAAAGTCGTGGATTGCCAGTGGGCCTGCCCGGCCCACACCAACGTACCGGGCTACATCCGGCTCATCGCCCAGGAACGGTACGACGACGCCTACATGCTCAACTGGGAGTCGAACGTCTTTCCGGGCATCCTCGGCCGGACGTGCGACCGCCCCTGCGAGCCCGCATGCCGGCGCGTGAGAGTCGAGGAGAAGCCGGTCGCGATCTGTCGCCTCAAGCGCGTCGCCGCCGACCTCAGGGGCGACATCACGCCCCGCTTCCCGGAGATCCCGAAGCAGAAGAACGGGAAGAGGATCGCCTGCGTGGGCTCGGGCCCCGCGTCGCTGACCGTCGCCCGCGACCTCATGCCCCTCGGCTACGAGGTCACGATCTTCGAGAAGAACGACCGGCCCGGCGGCCTCATGTGGACGAACATTCCACAGTTCCGCCTGCCCCCCGAGGTGCTGTGGGAGGAGATCGACTACATCCTCGACATGGGCGTGGACATTCGCTACAACGCGCCCGTCGAAAGCATGAAGTGGCTGCTGGAGCAGGGGTTCGACGCCGTCTTCGTCGGTTCCGGCGCTCCGCGCGGCAAGGAGCTGCGCCTGCCGGGCCGGTACGACACGGACCACATCTACATCGGCATCGACTGGCTGGAATCCGTCGCCTTCGGGCACACGAACTCGATCGAGGAGAACGTGCTCGTCATCGGGGTCGGGAACACCGCGATGGACTGCTGCCGCACCTCGAAGCGGATCGGCGGAACGAACGTCAAGGTCATGGCCCGCAAGTCGAAGCCGTACTTCAAGGCCTCCCCCTGGGAGCTGGAGGACGCGGAAGAAGAACTCGTCGACATCGTCGAGAACCACTCGCCCACGGAGTTCGTCGTCGAGGACGGCGTCCTCAGGGGGATGAACTTCGACATCGTGGAATGGCACGAGAACGACCAGGGACGGCTCGTCGCGACGAAGCTCGACGAAGCGTTCTTCCCGGCGGAGGCCGTCATCCTCGCCATCGGGCAGGAGACCGCCTTCCCCTGGATCGAGGACGATGCGGGGATCGAGTTCAACAAGTGGCGAGAAGCGGTCGTCGACCGCACGACGTTCATGTCGACGCGCGAGGGCGTCTTCTTCGGCGGCGACGCGGCGTGGGGCCCCGAGAACATCATCTGGGCGGCCGAGCACGGGCATCAGGCGGCGATCTCCATCCACGCCTACTGCAGCGGCGAGGACATCCGCAAGCGTCCGCCCGAGCACATGAACCTCGTGAGCGCCAAGATGGGGCTCCACGAGTGGAGCTACTCGAACGACTACGAGTACGCGGCCCGGCGGAAGATGCGGCACGTCCGCCTGGAGCAGCGCCTCCAGAGCATCGCGACGGAAGTCGAGGAGGGGTTCGATCTCGAGCAGACGCTGACCGAGGTCGAGCGCTGCCTGAACTGCGACATTCAGACGCACTTCACGGGGAGCCTGTGCATCGAGTGTGACGCCTGCATCGACATCTGTCCCCTCAGTTGTCTCACGATCACGCACAACGGGGAGGAAGCGGATCTCCGCACGCGGCTGCTGGCGCCCGCCGAGAACACGGAACAGGACATCTACGTCTCCGAGGCGCTGCCGCAGACGGCGCGCGTCATGGTGAAGGACGAGGACCTCTGCATCCACTGCGGGCTGTGCGCGGAGCGCTGTCCGACGGCGGCCTGGGACATGCGGACCTTCGATCTGCTCAAGCCGTACGCGGGACAGGACGCGGACCATCCCTACTCGGGGATGGGAATCGAGGAGATGGCGCCGGGCGGCTTCGTTTCGGTGGCTCCCTGACGGAATGGCCGACATGAAGCCGACATGAAGGCCGACAGGAAGACGGACCGCGTGAACGACTTCGCGCTCAAGATCGGCACCGTGAACGGCACCGGCTCCGCGAGCGCCAACGGCCTCATCATGCAGTCGATCTTCCGGATGGGGGTTCCGGTGTCCGGGAAGAACGTCTTCCCCTCGAACATCCAGGGCCTTCCCACCTGGTACGAGATCCGCGTGAACCGGTCGGGCCACGTCGCGCGCACGCCGGACTTCGACCTCATCGTGGCGATGAACCCGGAGACCTACGCGCAGGACATCGAGGAACTCGTCCCCGGCGGCTGGCTGCTGTACGACTCGAGCTGGCCCATGGCGGATACGCTCCGGCGCGACGAGGTGACCTTCCTCGGCGTCCCGCTGGCCGAGATGTGCGTGAAGAGCTTCGACGGCGGGCGCACGCGCATCCTGATGAAGAACATCGCCTACACGGGCGCGCTCGCCGCCCTCCTCGACATCGACATGGATGTGATCCGGGGACTGCTCGAGGAGACCTTCGGCGAGAAGAAGCGTCATCT
The Candidatus Palauibacter australiensis genome window above contains:
- a CDS encoding FAD-dependent oxidoreductase — translated: MEPTNVENPDYYHKVVDCQWACPAHTNVPGYIRLIAQERYDDAYMLNWESNVFPGILGRTCDRPCEPACRRVRVEEKPVAICRLKRVAADLRGDITPRFPEIPKQKNGKRIACVGSGPASLTVARDLMPLGYEVTIFEKNDRPGGLMWTNIPQFRLPPEVLWEEIDYILDMGVDIRYNAPVESMKWLLEQGFDAVFVGSGAPRGKELRLPGRYDTDHIYIGIDWLESVAFGHTNSIEENVLVIGVGNTAMDCCRTSKRIGGTNVKVMARKSKPYFKASPWELEDAEEELVDIVENHSPTEFVVEDGVLRGMNFDIVEWHENDQGRLVATKLDEAFFPAEAVILAIGQETAFPWIEDDAGIEFNKWREAVVDRTTFMSTREGVFFGGDAAWGPENIIWAAEHGHQAAISIHAYCSGEDIRKRPPEHMNLVSAKMGLHEWSYSNDYEYAARRKMRHVRLEQRLQSIATEVEEGFDLEQTLTEVERCLNCDIQTHFTGSLCIECDACIDICPLSCLTITHNGEEADLRTRLLAPAENTEQDIYVSEALPQTARVMVKDEDLCIHCGLCAERCPTAAWDMRTFDLLKPYAGQDADHPYSGMGIEEMAPGGFVSVAP
- a CDS encoding phosphoenolpyruvate kinase; amino-acid sequence: MQKQPVHTVVGGAHLFRRDTAAKLGRIAGRYLDRYAPDPAALREALGNRLPPGTAEAVRRRVRAKLEREPVECFLIDFEDGFGVRSEAEEDEAAATAAREVAAGAAAGSLPPSLGIRIKSLDEITGGRALRTLELFLAAFARSGRDLPDGFTVLLPKIIAAGQVERLTAALSRLETTLGLPEERVAIDLMIETPQSLVAPDGRIAVPELVAAAGGRCRTVHLGAYDLTGAVAVAAEDQTLAHPLCDLARQLLQLSLAGTGVQLSDGATNVLPVEPHRGETALSPAERVENLAVVHGAWRLHYSDVRRSLSQGFYQGWDLHPAQLVSRFAAVFSFFLEGLDAAASRLDRFVAVAGQAVLTGSVFDDEASGQGLLNFFLRGLATGALTAEEAARSGLTAAELETRSFRAILERRRG
- a CDS encoding alcohol dehydrogenase catalytic domain-containing protein; amino-acid sequence: MIAAWIDGGRVRIRDDLPRPPLEPGEAIIRVSMAGICGTDLELLRGYRGFSGIPGHEFVGRVEEGSPEWVGARVVAEINVTCRSRHAEPLCRSCANGRPTHCLRREAIGIHGRDGAFAEWLRAPVSNLHRVPQALPDEVAVFAEPVAAACRVLRQVGREIEHGRVTRALVVGAGRLGQLVARALAIRLPGLEVAGRSERNLARARAAGLAAGPATAVEEAAYDLVVECSGAAAGFAVARRAVRPRGTVILKSTHTNELSIDISSVVVDEIRLLGSRCGPFEDALAALERGDFEVRDLIDDRLPLSDAPEAFSRAAEPGVAKVLLVP